The sequence TCTCTTCATTTTCAATATCCGGAGTAGGTACTTCTGTCACATCTTCGATCGGTGCATCAAGATTTCGTTCATCCTCAACTACCATATTATGCATTATTATGCATGCAGTCATTATATCATGCAAATCACTTTTGCTCCAAAAACGTGCTGGGTTTGCCACCATTGCGAAACGACTTTGAAGAACTCCGAATGCACGTTCAACATCTTTTCTACACGCTTCTTGTTTTgttgcaaaatatttttttttggagcACGTGGATCATGAATTGTTTGTACAAGAGTTGACCATTTTGGGTATATATTATCAGATAAATAATACCCCATATTGTATTCTATTCTCTTTTGAACAAAGTGCGCCGGGGGAGCAATACCTCTAGTAAGGTCAGAGAAAAGATGAGATGTCTCTAACACATTAATATCATTGTTAGATCCGGGCATACCAAAATATGCATGCCAAATCCAAAGATCATAGTCCGCTACCACTTCAAGAATTATTGTTGGAGATCCACTGCGACCTGCATATTGTTCTGCCCAAGCTGTTGGACAAATTTTCCACCTCCAATGCATACAATATAGGCTACCTAACATTCCTGGGAAGCCACGTTGCTCCCCAATATGAAGTAGTCTAGCAATATCATTAGCAGTAGGTGATCTTAAATATTGCCCTTTAAATATCTCCACAATAGCACGACAAAATCTTTTTACATATTCAATTGCAGTAGACTCACCAATTTTGATATACTCATCATTTGCATCTGCTGGTAATGCATATGCTAGTATCCGGAATGCAGCCGTGACTTTTTGAAGTGTAGTTAAGCTTAGTTTCCCGGCTGCATTTCTTCGTTGCACAAAATAACTATCATGATTTTGAACAGCAtccacaatatgaagaaataaACTTCGAGAAATTTGAAATCATCGACGAAACATTTCATCATTATATGTTGGATTTGGAGCAAAGTAGTCGTTGAAGAGGTTTTGAGCAGCATTTTCTCGATCACATGCAATAGATTGTTCTACGACCAGGAATTGAACCACCATGCGTAATATTGGCATTTTGATGTCTTACACTCTCACATAGGATAATATTGTTATTGTGAATTTGTTGAGCTATCAAATGCTCTTCTTTGACATAATTATCTATGTAATCATCAAGATCACCATTAGATGAGCTAGAAGAGGAAGCTGGAAATAAAGGGCTGGAAACTTGTGAATTCATTTTCGTGGATATTGGATAAATTATTATTGCGTATGTTCATTATATAGACCATCCATCATATTTTTCTTTTAATCTAAACCAATGGATTATTATCTTATCTAGGAAATCTAATCGTACAATCTAGGTCGTCCATAGGATTTTCTCTTAATCTACATCGTCGGATTGTTATCCTATCCAGAAAATCCAATGATAAAATCTAGAGCGTCCATCAAAGTATCTTTAAATCTACACCGTTGGGTTGTTATCTTATTCAGAAAATCCAATCATACAATCTATATCGTTCATCATATTTGCTTTTAATCTGAACTGTCGAATTATAATCTTATCCAGGAAATCTAATCCTACAGTCTAGATTGTCCATCAGATTCTCTTTTAATCAATACCATAGGATTGTCATCTTAAgccataaatttttttgttataaatATAAGTTATCTTGGAGTGCAAAATTATACTTTCTAAATAtcctttcttttagttttttCTCTCTCAAATGGCATCCTTTGGTGGTGAGAATTATGCAATGGACGAAGATAAACATCTTTGTCGTGTCTACATAGAAATCTTGCAGGATCCAATTATTGGACGAaaccaaaacaaaaatcaaCTTTGGTCTCGTGTGGCAGAAACATACAACTCAGGGAAAGCAAACTCAATGCCCGAACGATGCCAAAGGTCATTACAGACTCGAATGCAAACTATGAACAATGCAGTGTCAAAATTGATTGGATGCATACAACAAGTTGAATACATGAACCCAAGTGGTGCCTCTGATCAAGATATCGTGAGTAGTAGTTTGAATGCTATATTTTTTCTATGTTTATATCTTCTAATTTTTtgtattataattttatatgtAGATTGATCGTGCAAAACAATTAATGACGCTAGATCGTAAATATAAGAAAGGGTTCGCGTTTGACCATGTCTGACCCCTTCTCAAAGATCTGGAGAAGTTTTCCAACTTCTCTCAAAGGAACAAGAAAAAATTATGcagaaaagagaagaagaacaaCAATCAGGATCTAATAATAACGTCGACATGTTTGGACAATATTTGGGAGATTTTGGAGGTTCCGGCAGTGGTCTTCCGGattattagataaaataatgtACTTTTGATTCTAGTTGTGGTTTTCAGTGATTTTATGTAATTTGCATTAATGTATTtcgatattttaaatttataatttcgttttattatgtaattttgttataaaattttaattatcttatgttaatttttttttatcatatatgccacaaattattttaaaagtaacatataaaatattattaatgttttaaaaaacaaataatataagattataaaaataccaaaaataaataaaaaaaaaatgaaaatttggaccgttcaaaacaaaaaaaaaatgaaaaagaaaaaaaaatattataccgTTGTGAACAGTGCAACTCCAAAGCTATAAAATGCCGTCCACTGCTAGAGCATATTTCTGCCTCAATTTCCAGCAGCACACTATTTTTGTGTGCTGCTGGAGATGGTCTAATGTTGGAGACTTTTAATTGGATATACGTTTTTTCAACCACACTTTCGTGTTGATAGTGAAATGAGAAACTTGCTCTGAGTTTTCTGAAAGTGGACCAAGATCACATACTTACCTGATCCAGAATTCTGAAGCGTAGTATAAAAAAGAGTGTTTTTTGTGAGACATTCTCACAGCTATATTCGTGACGCGGGTGGATCcggttatttttataataaaaagtaatatttttttacatgaaaaataatatttttcataagtaaagTTTAATTCATGGTTTGTTCCACGAAATTGACTTATGAGACCGTCTCGTAGAAAATTTtgtgatttcaaataaatatgatatGAGATATCAGTCACATTCTCTTGATCTAGCATGACTCCACCAATCAGTAAAAACATCGCGATTATTTAACATCTCGTCTGGATATGAAAAATCAAAGACAAAAAACAGAAGTGTCATTTAATTTTTAGCGTgaaaaatacagtatttaaTTTACAGCAATTGCGTTCGtatagttaaaaaaaaaaacacgaaTAAATATCTGAGAAATCTAGCAAGGGGTGTTATTCTTTGAGTCTATCAATTCGGTACTTGGAACCTCGCtcgaataataataattactattcaaataattaaattgtcACACAAGGACGAGGAGTATGATGCATAATGTTTCATATAATAATTTAAGTAAccatttattaaatatatataattaataatattcaaTCTAGTGGCGCCGTTTGGTCGTACGTGTCAACTGGCAACAcagtaaatttttaaatatgtttCTTCAATGTACTTTGGGACATCTGATCTGATTATTTTTTGtcctttttcttattttatttacatatttatttattatatatatgtaatcaATATAgggatattatattatataatgtctcaaaaaattatttttttatacttCAATATTATTATAGTATAAGCCATTTATTAAAGGAAATGATtatatttgaataaattaaaaacAGTTGTCACGTCACAGGCTTAGAATAGACTACTCTCCAGGCTTCGCTCTAACGTTTTCGGTCGACATAACGAATTTTTGGACTttttctatttaattaataatacgcGATGTATTTATTTTCGTCGCATTACAACTTCAAATTAAAGTTGCATGTAATTGAATTGGTATAAcaatataaaagaaaaattgtATTGACGGATACTTACACCACATGTGATATTATTTTATAGTCATGATTTCTTTGATTAGCTCAGGTTGATTATGACtgcaaaataaaatttcaatagATCTTAAGTGTGATTTCTCATCACATGATCATCGGTGAAGCTTGGGGCGGGAAATTAGAAGCTACCTTAGAGTAGTACTCTGAGAATTCATATGATATTTATTAATCAATACATGTGGagtttattaatttttcaatgATCTAACATCTTTTATTAAATATTGACTCTTAAACGTATTTTTGGAGCACTGTTCTAATGAtggtttgaaattttttcatgaACAAATCTCACATCGTAAACTTATGATAGAGATGAGTAGTCACGTGTCAACCCCTGATAATGTGTTTTAAAGTTGTAAGCTTATAGACCAAAGTGAACAATGTTACTATATTTTATAAGTTCAGTATTATATAAAAACTGTTTTGATTCGACTTGGTTACACCAATATCTTTCAATGGTAAATCGACAAAGAATCTCAAAAAGATTATGTTAATATGATCCTCATGTCTTTTTCTAATTTTGCTAATGCTATAAGCTTAAATCCTTATATTCATTcatctagttttttttttctaaaaacaaCAGTATTCATTATATTACATATGTATAATGTGTGCATTGGTTTCTAATATTAATACTAGAGTGGGTCGTGACATTTCGCATATTCCGTACAATTTTAAAGGTTGATTGGAATTCCAAATCAAATCCCGATAGATCTTTTATCATATTCACATAAACAAATAACGAGAATTAGTCCCATTTCCACAATATAAAGTATTTTCCAAGAAGAATGAAACAAATTAATAATATACATACAAGTAAAATATCATCTAAAAAGTGATATGAAAGTATTTTTCTTACGTCCTATGTATATTAATAAGAAATATGACAATTATAAAATCATGGTAATCTAGTCATTGATGcggaaataaaatcataaattaattattattaattaattaattaaaaactaaaatttggtACGTAATCCAATCGTTAAACAAAAAAAGGATCAAATTTCATACCATAAAGCATTGAAGGTACAGCAAAAAAACAATCATCTTTGTTATTTGGTCGCCAAATTAAAACTGTTTTAGCGACGGATTTGGTCATCCCTAATCCTAAAATTTTTTGAGTGAATGTGATCATTTgttaaaatgaatttttttatgatgtAGCATATCTAGCTATTATCAGGAAAGTGAATCTTTTTATGAAGTAGCATATCTTGCTATTATCTAGCTTAAAATCTCAATTCGAGTGAAAATAAATTTCGATAAAATCAATTAGCCCAGATGTGGGATGGGTGGGCCAAATCTCAAAGTTCTGATCTAATGGGCCTTGTGTGGAGTATGTTCAGCCCAATTTGAAACCTAGCAACACTAACAAACGGAGTAAGAATAAATTTATATGTAATTTTATGCAAGATAAACTTACTTttaaatagttttatttttttatttaatttgattgaaTAGGTATTTATAGTTGTTAGAATGTTAGTTTCATAGGATATATTATTAAGATGCCTTTAAGGATATATTATTAACTCCTTAACTCTTAGTTATTGATCTCACGCACTTTAATGTACAGGATTTTCGTGAACGATCACTAAAACCAACTAAtgtgttttaagttttttttttagaaagcaCTAAAACACACTAGGGTGCATGAgataaaactatatatatatatatacacagaCATGTACATATCTC comes from Henckelia pumila isolate YLH828 chromosome 4, ASM3356847v2, whole genome shotgun sequence and encodes:
- the LOC140860647 gene encoding uncharacterized protein, translated to MNSQVSSPLFPASSSSSSNGDLDDYIDNYVKEEHLIAQQIHNNNIILCESVRHQNANITHGGSIPGRRTIYCIYFVQRRNAAGKLSLTTLQKVTAAFRILAYALPADANDEYIKIGESTAIEYVKRFCRAIVEIFKGQYLRSPTANDIARLLHIGEQRGFPGMLGSLYCMHWRWKICPTAWAEQYAGRSGSPTIILEVVADYDLWIWHAYFGMPGSNNDINVLETSHLFSDLTRGIAPPAHFVQKRIEYNMGYYLSDNIYPKWSTLVQTIHDPRAPKKNILQQNKKRVEKMLNVHSEFFKVVSQWWQTQHVFGAKVICMI